TCACAGATGCGCCCCGCCGTGATGTTGGGCTCGATCGCCAGCATGGATACCGCGCGCCACTCGCTGATACCGATGCCGAAGCGCTCACGGTAAACGCTTGAGGCCCCACGCGATAGGGCATTGTTGATGCTGGACAAGAAGAAGGGCGTGTAATTCGAGATATCGAGAATTTCGACGCCATCGCGTGTGGTCGTCGGACTGGATATGCGGTCTTGCGGGCAGCGTGCGCCAGTTTTCACCCGCACGCTTGTTGGCCTCTTGGCAGATGTCATGCGGCGCGTGCTTTCCTCGATTTCGACAGTGCCGTGATATCATAGTTGCATTGCACAAGCTCA
The window above is part of the Allorhizobium ampelinum S4 genome. Proteins encoded here:
- a CDS encoding MarR family winged helix-turn-helix transcriptional regulator, producing the protein MTSAKRPTSVRVKTGARCPQDRISSPTTTRDGVEILDISNYTPFFLSSINNALSRGASSVYRERFGIGISEWRAVSMLAIEPNITAGRICDVINLDKAAASRALATLDEQGYLDSEVSETDPRKKRWRLNQRGYDLHEEIMRIALAREETLIEGADPQDLEATIRVMRIMLKNVQNL